In one window of Synchiropus splendidus isolate RoL2022-P1 chromosome 15, RoL_Sspl_1.0, whole genome shotgun sequence DNA:
- the eya4 gene encoding eyes absent homolog 4 isoform X1: MEATQELSDQMVKKANTDSHVPDPSDTRCMEMQDLTSPHNRVGGADSSSSKLDKTSLGSPSITTNGTGGENMTVLNTADWLLGCSSPPPAPGSKDYVKTEPMNSDTVTTTGDTSLDTYAGSVITSSGYSPRSAHQYSPPLYPSKPYPHILSTPAAPPMPTYAGQPQFSSMQQSTVYTAYSQSGQAYGLSGYDLGVMLPGIKTESGLAQSQSPLQTGLSYSPGFTTPQPGQTAYSPYQMPGSSFTPTSGLYASNNSVSSTANYTATQQDYPSYATFGQNQYAQYYSASTYGTYMTSNSVDGTGSAAAYQLQDPAPAMTGQAADLHPGDFDTVQSPSTPIKELDDRACRSGGSKSRGRGRKNNPSPPPDSDLERVFVWDLDETIIVFHSLLTGSYAQKYGKDPPMAVTLGLRMEEMIFNLADTHLFFNDLEECDQVHIDDVSSDDNGQDLSTYSFATDGFHAAATSANLCLATGVRGGVDWMRKLAFRYRRVKELYSTYKNNVGGLLGPAKRDAWLQLRAEVEALTDSWLTHALKSLSIISSRSNCVNVLVTTTQLIPALAKVLLYSLGSVFPIENIYSATKIGKESCFERIMQRFGRKVVYVVVGDGVEEEQAAKKVTDLCHLSDPAYSAQCDALIGPGLPFLCSRGFL, encoded by the exons GTGAAGAAAGCAAACACTGACTCTCATGTTCCAGACCCTTCTGACACCAG GTGTATGGAAATGCAGGACCTGACCAGTCCTCATAACCGTGTGGGAGGTGCAGATTCTAGCAGCTCCAAACTGGACAAGACCAGCCTGGGCAGTCCATCCATCACCACCAATGGAACTGGAG GTGAAAACATGACAGTACTAAACACGGCTGATTGGCTGCTGGGCTGCAGCAGCCCGCCCCCTGCCCCCGGCTCCAAGGACTATG TAAAAACAGAGCCGATGAACAGCGACACAGTCACTACAACAGGCGACACATCTCTGGACACATACGCCGGCTCAG TCATCACCAGCAGCGGCTACAGCCCTCGCTCTGCTCATCAGTACTCTCCTCCTCTGTACCCGTCAAA GCCCTACCCTCATATACTCTCCACGCCAGCGGCCCCGCCCATGCCCACGTACGCGGGCCAGCCTCAGTTCAGCAGCATGCAGCAGTCCACTGTATACACGGCATACTCCCAGTCAGGACAGGCCTACGGACTGTCAGGATACG ATCTGGGTGTGATGCTGCCCGGCATTAAAACCGAGAGCGGCCTGGCTCAGAGTCAGTCCCCGCTCCAGACTGGCCTCAGCTACAGCCCCGGCTTCACCACGCCTCAGCCCGGACAGACCGCCTACTCTCCCTATCAGATGCCAG gttccagtttcacccccacgtCAGGCCTCTACGCCTCCAACAACTCAGTGAGCAGCACTGCCAACTACACCGCCACACAGCAG GATTATCCCTCGTACGCAACATTTGGCCAAAACCAGTACGCCCAGTATTACTCCGCCTCCACTTATGGGACATATATGACCTCGAATAGCGTGGACGGCACCGGCTCAGCCGCTGCCTATCAGCTTCAGGATCCCGCCCCTGCCATGACTGGACAGGCAGCTGACCTTCATCCAG GGGACTTCGACACAGTGCAGAGCCCCTCCACGCCCATCAAAGAGCTGGACGACCGAGCCTGCCGGAGTGGGGGGTCCAAGTCCCGGGGCAGGGGCCGCAAGAATaacccctcccctcctccggaCAGTGACCTGGAG CGGGTTTTTGTGTGGGATCTGGATGAAACCATCATCGTCTTCCACTCTCTGCTCACCGGCTCGTATGCACAAAAATATGGCAAG GACCCCCCCATGGCGGTGACGCTGGGCCTGAGGATGGAAGAGATGATCTTCAACTTGGCCGACACACATTTATTCTTCAATGATCTGGAG GAGTGTGATCAGGTACATATCGATGACGTGTCATCAGACGACAACGGACAAGACTTAAG TACTTACAGTTTTGCAACTGATGGCTTCCATGCAGCTGCGACCAGCGCTAACCTGTGTCTGGCCACGGGGGTCCGAGGCGGGGTCGACTGGATGAGGAAACTGGCCTTCCGCTACCGACGGGTCAAAGAGTTGTATAGCACTTACAAAAACAATGTGGGCG GTCTGCTGGGTCCAGCCAAGAGAGACGCCTGGCTGCAGCTGAGAGCCGAGGTGGAGGCTCTGACCGACTCCTGGCTGACACACGCGCTCAAGTCGCTGTCCATCATCAGCTCAAG GAGTAATTGCGTAAACGTGTTGGTGACCACGACTCAGCTCATCCCTGCGCTGGCTAAAGTTCTTTTGTATAGTCTGGGATCGGTTTTTCCCATCGAGAACATTTATAGTGCAACCAAAATAG GAAAAGAGAGTTGCTTTGAGCGAATAATGCAAAGGTTTGGCAGGAAAGTAGTGTATGTTGTAGTTGGGGACGGTGTGGAAGAAGAGCAGGCGGCCAAAAAGGTAACTGACCTCTGTCACCTCTCTGACCCCGCCTACTCCGCTCAGTGTGACGCTCTGATTGGACCCGGCCTGCCTTTTCTTTGCTCTAGAGGTTTTTTGTGA
- the eya4 gene encoding eyes absent homolog 4 isoform X4 translates to MEATQELSDQMVKKANTDSHVPDPSDTRCMEMQDLTSPHNRVGGADSSSSKLDKTSLGSPSITTNGTGGENMTVLNTADWLLGCSSPPPAPGSKDYVKTEPMNSDTVTTTGDTSLDTYAGSVITSSGYSPRSAHQYSPPLYPSKPYPHILSTPAAPPMPTYAGQPQFSSMQQSTVYTAYSQSGQAYGLSGYDLGVMLPGIKTESGLAQSQSPLQTGLSYSPGFTTPQPGQTAYSPYQMPGSSFTPTSGLYASNNSVSSTANYTATQQDYPSYATFGQNQYAQYYSASTYGTYMTSNSVDGTGSAAAYQLQDPAPAMTGQAADLHPGDFDTVQSPSTPIKELDDRACRSGGSKSRGRGRKNNPSPPPDSDLERVFVWDLDETIIVFHSLLTGSYAQKYGKDPPMAVTLGLRMEEMIFNLADTHLFFNDLEECDQVHIDDVSSDDNGQDLSTYSFATDGFHAAATSANLCLATGVRGGVDWMRKLAFRYRRVKELYSTYKNNVGGLLGPAKRDAWLQLRAEVEALTDSWLTHALKSLSIISSRSNCVNVLVTTTQLIPALAKVLLYSLGSVFPIENIYSATKIGKESCFERIVSRFGTNVTYVVVGDGKDEEHAASQEKRVALSE, encoded by the exons GTGAAGAAAGCAAACACTGACTCTCATGTTCCAGACCCTTCTGACACCAG GTGTATGGAAATGCAGGACCTGACCAGTCCTCATAACCGTGTGGGAGGTGCAGATTCTAGCAGCTCCAAACTGGACAAGACCAGCCTGGGCAGTCCATCCATCACCACCAATGGAACTGGAG GTGAAAACATGACAGTACTAAACACGGCTGATTGGCTGCTGGGCTGCAGCAGCCCGCCCCCTGCCCCCGGCTCCAAGGACTATG TAAAAACAGAGCCGATGAACAGCGACACAGTCACTACAACAGGCGACACATCTCTGGACACATACGCCGGCTCAG TCATCACCAGCAGCGGCTACAGCCCTCGCTCTGCTCATCAGTACTCTCCTCCTCTGTACCCGTCAAA GCCCTACCCTCATATACTCTCCACGCCAGCGGCCCCGCCCATGCCCACGTACGCGGGCCAGCCTCAGTTCAGCAGCATGCAGCAGTCCACTGTATACACGGCATACTCCCAGTCAGGACAGGCCTACGGACTGTCAGGATACG ATCTGGGTGTGATGCTGCCCGGCATTAAAACCGAGAGCGGCCTGGCTCAGAGTCAGTCCCCGCTCCAGACTGGCCTCAGCTACAGCCCCGGCTTCACCACGCCTCAGCCCGGACAGACCGCCTACTCTCCCTATCAGATGCCAG gttccagtttcacccccacgtCAGGCCTCTACGCCTCCAACAACTCAGTGAGCAGCACTGCCAACTACACCGCCACACAGCAG GATTATCCCTCGTACGCAACATTTGGCCAAAACCAGTACGCCCAGTATTACTCCGCCTCCACTTATGGGACATATATGACCTCGAATAGCGTGGACGGCACCGGCTCAGCCGCTGCCTATCAGCTTCAGGATCCCGCCCCTGCCATGACTGGACAGGCAGCTGACCTTCATCCAG GGGACTTCGACACAGTGCAGAGCCCCTCCACGCCCATCAAAGAGCTGGACGACCGAGCCTGCCGGAGTGGGGGGTCCAAGTCCCGGGGCAGGGGCCGCAAGAATaacccctcccctcctccggaCAGTGACCTGGAG CGGGTTTTTGTGTGGGATCTGGATGAAACCATCATCGTCTTCCACTCTCTGCTCACCGGCTCGTATGCACAAAAATATGGCAAG GACCCCCCCATGGCGGTGACGCTGGGCCTGAGGATGGAAGAGATGATCTTCAACTTGGCCGACACACATTTATTCTTCAATGATCTGGAG GAGTGTGATCAGGTACATATCGATGACGTGTCATCAGACGACAACGGACAAGACTTAAG TACTTACAGTTTTGCAACTGATGGCTTCCATGCAGCTGCGACCAGCGCTAACCTGTGTCTGGCCACGGGGGTCCGAGGCGGGGTCGACTGGATGAGGAAACTGGCCTTCCGCTACCGACGGGTCAAAGAGTTGTATAGCACTTACAAAAACAATGTGGGCG GTCTGCTGGGTCCAGCCAAGAGAGACGCCTGGCTGCAGCTGAGAGCCGAGGTGGAGGCTCTGACCGACTCCTGGCTGACACACGCGCTCAAGTCGCTGTCCATCATCAGCTCAAG GAGTAATTGCGTAAACGTGTTGGTGACCACGACTCAGCTCATCCCTGCGCTGGCTAAAGTTCTTTTGTATAGTCTGGGATCGGTTTTTCCCATCGAGAACATTTATAGTGCAACCAAAATAG GCAAAGAGAGCTGTTTTGAGCGTATAGTCTCCCGCTTTGGCACTAACGTTACATATGTTGTGGTTGGCGATGGGAAGGATGAAGAGCATGCAGCCAGCCAG GAAAAGAGAGTTGCTTTGAGCGAATAA
- the eya4 gene encoding eyes absent homolog 4 isoform X6, whose translation MEMQDLTSPHNRVGGADSSSSKLDKTSLGSPSITTNGTGGENMTVLNTADWLLGCSSPPPAPGSKDYVKTEPMNSDTVTTTGDTSLDTYAGSVITSSGYSPRSAHQYSPPLYPSKPYPHILSTPAAPPMPTYAGQPQFSSMQQSTVYTAYSQSGQAYGLSGYDLGVMLPGIKTESGLAQSQSPLQTGLSYSPGFTTPQPGQTAYSPYQMPGSSFTPTSGLYASNNSVSSTANYTATQQDYPSYATFGQNQYAQYYSASTYGTYMTSNSVDGTGSAAAYQLQDPAPAMTGQAADLHPGDFDTVQSPSTPIKELDDRACRSGGSKSRGRGRKNNPSPPPDSDLERVFVWDLDETIIVFHSLLTGSYAQKYGKDPPMAVTLGLRMEEMIFNLADTHLFFNDLEECDQVHIDDVSSDDNGQDLSTYSFATDGFHAAATSANLCLATGVRGGVDWMRKLAFRYRRVKELYSTYKNNVGGLLGPAKRDAWLQLRAEVEALTDSWLTHALKSLSIISSRSNCVNVLVTTTQLIPALAKVLLYSLGSVFPIENIYSATKIGKESCFERIMQRFGRKVVYVVVGDGVEEEQAAKKVTDLCHLSDPAYSAQCDALIGPGLPFLCSRGFL comes from the exons ATGGAAATGCAGGACCTGACCAGTCCTCATAACCGTGTGGGAGGTGCAGATTCTAGCAGCTCCAAACTGGACAAGACCAGCCTGGGCAGTCCATCCATCACCACCAATGGAACTGGAG GTGAAAACATGACAGTACTAAACACGGCTGATTGGCTGCTGGGCTGCAGCAGCCCGCCCCCTGCCCCCGGCTCCAAGGACTATG TAAAAACAGAGCCGATGAACAGCGACACAGTCACTACAACAGGCGACACATCTCTGGACACATACGCCGGCTCAG TCATCACCAGCAGCGGCTACAGCCCTCGCTCTGCTCATCAGTACTCTCCTCCTCTGTACCCGTCAAA GCCCTACCCTCATATACTCTCCACGCCAGCGGCCCCGCCCATGCCCACGTACGCGGGCCAGCCTCAGTTCAGCAGCATGCAGCAGTCCACTGTATACACGGCATACTCCCAGTCAGGACAGGCCTACGGACTGTCAGGATACG ATCTGGGTGTGATGCTGCCCGGCATTAAAACCGAGAGCGGCCTGGCTCAGAGTCAGTCCCCGCTCCAGACTGGCCTCAGCTACAGCCCCGGCTTCACCACGCCTCAGCCCGGACAGACCGCCTACTCTCCCTATCAGATGCCAG gttccagtttcacccccacgtCAGGCCTCTACGCCTCCAACAACTCAGTGAGCAGCACTGCCAACTACACCGCCACACAGCAG GATTATCCCTCGTACGCAACATTTGGCCAAAACCAGTACGCCCAGTATTACTCCGCCTCCACTTATGGGACATATATGACCTCGAATAGCGTGGACGGCACCGGCTCAGCCGCTGCCTATCAGCTTCAGGATCCCGCCCCTGCCATGACTGGACAGGCAGCTGACCTTCATCCAG GGGACTTCGACACAGTGCAGAGCCCCTCCACGCCCATCAAAGAGCTGGACGACCGAGCCTGCCGGAGTGGGGGGTCCAAGTCCCGGGGCAGGGGCCGCAAGAATaacccctcccctcctccggaCAGTGACCTGGAG CGGGTTTTTGTGTGGGATCTGGATGAAACCATCATCGTCTTCCACTCTCTGCTCACCGGCTCGTATGCACAAAAATATGGCAAG GACCCCCCCATGGCGGTGACGCTGGGCCTGAGGATGGAAGAGATGATCTTCAACTTGGCCGACACACATTTATTCTTCAATGATCTGGAG GAGTGTGATCAGGTACATATCGATGACGTGTCATCAGACGACAACGGACAAGACTTAAG TACTTACAGTTTTGCAACTGATGGCTTCCATGCAGCTGCGACCAGCGCTAACCTGTGTCTGGCCACGGGGGTCCGAGGCGGGGTCGACTGGATGAGGAAACTGGCCTTCCGCTACCGACGGGTCAAAGAGTTGTATAGCACTTACAAAAACAATGTGGGCG GTCTGCTGGGTCCAGCCAAGAGAGACGCCTGGCTGCAGCTGAGAGCCGAGGTGGAGGCTCTGACCGACTCCTGGCTGACACACGCGCTCAAGTCGCTGTCCATCATCAGCTCAAG GAGTAATTGCGTAAACGTGTTGGTGACCACGACTCAGCTCATCCCTGCGCTGGCTAAAGTTCTTTTGTATAGTCTGGGATCGGTTTTTCCCATCGAGAACATTTATAGTGCAACCAAAATAG GAAAAGAGAGTTGCTTTGAGCGAATAATGCAAAGGTTTGGCAGGAAAGTAGTGTATGTTGTAGTTGGGGACGGTGTGGAAGAAGAGCAGGCGGCCAAAAAGGTAACTGACCTCTGTCACCTCTCTGACCCCGCCTACTCCGCTCAGTGTGACGCTCTGATTGGACCCGGCCTGCCTTTTCTTTGCTCTAGAGGTTTTTTGTGA